One part of the Aquila chrysaetos chrysaetos unplaced genomic scaffold, bAquChr1.4, whole genome shotgun sequence genome encodes these proteins:
- the SHKBP1 gene encoding SH3KBP1-binding protein 1: protein MAASGGAARPGAEVVQLNVGGKRFSTSRQTLTWISDSFFSSLLSGRISPLKDETGAIFIDRDPTVFAPILNFLRTKELDPRGVSISLLLHEAQFYGITPLVRRLQLREELDRSSCGSVLFNGYLPPPVLPAKRRNRHSVAGPQIAARLPATTDRAPVRRSNTMPPNLGNAGLLGRLLEDRTLAAASEPGAVRIVCGHHNWIAVAYAQFLVCYRMKETSGWQQVFSSPRLDWVIERVALNAKVLGGALGDHDKMVAVASCSEIILWALQADGNGSEIGVFHLGVPVEALFFVGNQLIATSHTGKIGVWNAVTKHWQIQDVVPINSYDAAGTFLLLGCNNGSIYYVDVQKFPLRMKDNDLLVTELYRDPTEDAVTALSVYLTPKTSDSGNWIEIAYGTSSGVVRVIVQHPETVGSGPQLFQTFTVHRSPVTKIMLSEKHLISVCADNNHVRTWTVTRFRGMISTQPGSTPLASFKILSLDDLDSPASCGTGTDIGPFGERDEQQVFIQRVVPDACQVFVRLSSTGKRICEVRSVDAAAITAFTVHECEGSSRIGSRPRRYLFTGHANGSVQMWDLTTAMEMLGKPPEAGGLTEEELLRQLDQCDLALTGPPGPPRTPNTSLRSPGPSQVDTPTPSPPLPKHRGEPLGVPPQPRYRGAEGGPSLFRGSPRRGQFCGALPGTGPTPRPPREPRPPPFWGEKQNPPPPTSTSTPQFRTPAYGSQDCAPSPRACPCPPCNR, encoded by the exons ATGGCGGCAtcgggcggggcggcgcggcccggggCGGAGGTCGTGCAGCTCAACGTGGGCGGCAAGAG GTTCAGCACATCCCGCCAGACACTGACCTGGATTTCAGACTCCTTCTTCTCCAG cctactgaGCGGCCGCATCTCCCCCTTGAAGGATGAGACGGGAGCG ATTTTCATCGATCGGGACCCCACTGTCTTCGCCCCCATCCTCAACTTCCTCCGGACGAAAGAGCTCGACCCCCGAGGCGTCAgcatctccctcctcctccacgAAGCCCAATTTTACGGCATTACCCCTCTAG TTCGCCGCTTGCAGTTACGGGAAGAATTGGACCGTTCATCTTGCGGCAGCGTCCTCTTCAACGGATATCTGCCCCCCCCAG TCTTACCAGCCAAACGCCGTAACCGGCACAGTGTGGCGGGGCCACAGATTGCCGCCCGTTTACCGGCGACGACCGACAGAGCCCCGGTGCGACGCAGTAACACCATGCCCCCCAATTTGGGTAACGCTGGTTTATTGGGGCGCTTGTTGGAAGACCGAACCCTCGCCGCCG cgAGCGAACCGGGAGCGGTACGGATCGTCTGCGGGCATCACAACTGGATCGCGGTGGCTTACGCCCAGTTCCTTGTCTGCTATAG GATGAAGGAGACGTCGGGGTGGCAGCAAGTCTTCTCCAGTCCCCGCTTGGACTGGGTGATCGAGCGGGTGGCCCTCAACGCCAAGGTGCTCGGCGGAGCTTTGGGTGACCATGACAAGATGGTGGCGGTGGCGTCTTGCAGCGAGATCATCCTCTGGGCCCTGCAAGCCGATGGCAATGGCAGCGAGATCG GCGTCTTCCACCTGGGAGTGCCGGTGGAAGCCCTCTTCTTCGTGGGGAACCAACTCATCGCCACTAGCCACACCGGCAAAATCGGCGTCTGGAACGCCGTCACCAAGCACTGGCAG ATCCAGGACGTCGTCCCCATCAACAGCTACGACGCTGCCggcaccttcctcctcctcggtTGCAACAACGGCTCCATCTACTACGTGG ACGTTCAGAAGTTCCCCCTGCGCATGAAGGACAACGATCTGCTGGTGACGGAGCTTTACCGTGACCCCACCGAAGATGCTGTCACCGCCCTCAGCGTCTACCTCACCCCCAAGACCA GTGACAGCGGGAACTGGATCGAGATCGCCTACGGCACCAGCTCTGGTGTAGTACGGGTCATCGTGCAGCACCCTGAAACGGTGGGCTCCGGTCCTCAACTCTTCCAAACCTTCACCGTACACCGCAGCCCCGTCACCAAAATCATGCTTTCAGAGAAACACCTCATCTCTG TTTGTGCCGACAACAACCACGTCCGGACCTGGACAGTGACTCGTTTCCGTGGGATGATTTCTACCCAACCTGGCTCGACGCCGTTGGCTTCCTTCAAAATCCTCTCCTTGGATGATCTTGACAGTCCTGCCAGCTGCGGCACCGGCACCGATATTG GACCTTTCGGCGAACGGGACGAGCAGCAGGTCTTCATCCAAAGAGTGGTGCCGGATGCGTGCCAGGTCTTCGTCCGGCTTTCCTCCACCGGTAAAAG GATCTGCGAGGTGCGTTCGGTCGACGCCGCAGCCATCACTGCCTTCACCGTCCACGAGTGCGAAGGCTCCAGCCGGATCGGTTCCCGCCCGCGCCGTTACCTCTTCACTGGCCACGCCAACGGCAGCGTCCAGATGTGGGACCTCACCACCGCCATGGAGATGTTGGGGAAGCCCCCAG AAGCCGGCGGTTTGACCGAAGAGGAGCTGTTACGGCAACTGGATCAATGTGATTTGGCATTAACTGGACCCCCCGGACCCCCTCGGACCCCCAACACCAG ccttCGGTCGCCAGGGCCCAGCCAGGTGGATACGCCGACCCCTTCCCCCCCACTGCCGAAACACCGCGGGGAAcccctgggtgtccccccccaaccccgttatcggggggcagaggggggccCCTCCCTTTTCCGGGGGTCCCCGAGGCGGGGGCAGTTTTGTGGAGCGCTGCCAGGAACTGGCCCAACGCCTCGGCCCCCCCGAGAACCCCGACCCCCCCCgttttggggggaaaagcaAAACCCTCCGCCCCCCACCTCCACGTCGACCCCCCAATTCCGGACCCCCGCCTACGGCTCCCAGGActgtgccccctccccccgggcctgtccctgcccccccTGCAACCGCTGA
- the SPTBN4 gene encoding LOW QUALITY PROTEIN: spectrin beta chain, non-erythrocytic 4 (The sequence of the model RefSeq protein was modified relative to this genomic sequence to represent the inferred CDS: deleted 2 bases in 1 codon) gives MAAVAAELDNMEQQNNNGPWENPDPRVWDDTTATAKLFECSRIKALADERDAVQKKTFTKWVNSHLARVSCRIGDLYADLRDGYVLTRLLEVLSGEQLPKPTRGRMRIHSLENVDKALQFLKEQRVHLENVGSHDIVDGNHRLTLGLIWTIILRFQIQVIKIKTEDNRETRSAKDALLLWCQMKTAGYPEVNIQNFTTSWRDGLAFNALIHKHRPDLIDFHKLTKSNATYNLQQAFNTAEQQLGLSKLLDPEDVNMEDPDEKSIITYVVSFYHYFSKMKALAVEGKRIGKVLDQAMEIEAIIERYEALAAELLAWIQHTITIISNQKFANSLTGVQQQLQAFTAFCTLEKPVKFQEKGNLEVLLFTIQSKLRANNRKLYIPSEGKSISDINKAWTCLEKAEHEREVSLRNELIRQEKLELLAQRFDHKAVMRETWLNENQRLVSQDNFGYDLPAVEAAMKKHEAIEADISSYQERIQVVVELALEMESEGYYDTKRISAQKDNILRQWGLLTELVRARRARLEQNLALQKIFQEMVYMIDWMEEMQVLLVSKDLGKHLLEVEDLLQKHGLLEADISAQTDRVQALNAAALKFSELEGYQPCDPQIICNRVNHVQTCLEELGELAGKRRKELEDSRQLWAFFQEMEEAEAWIREKEQILAAKTCGRDLSSVLTLTNKHKSMLGELGSRRALLHQTMKRGEQILAKKRFSPGGIQEKMREVRLRWKKLEEVTGLHQQRLQEALNFFQFSAETDDLVAWLQDTYRIVSSDDFGHDDYSTQALLRKHRAVVEEVEKHRAAVLALRKQLALLAPEHRQGVDVQIRVVEVEQLYGEVAEVAVLRQQWLQDALAVYRMFSEVHACEVWVDEKEQWLERMEVPEELDEVEVVQHRFESLDQEMNSVMGRILDVNQVVQQLVDGGHPSSEEVRSCQDHLNSRWNRVVELVEHKKSQLSSVLKIQNYLLECGEMKAQVREKRKAIEATQSGGGDLGGVLALQRRLSTMEAALVVLEPRLVELQREGEALAASHPGRALEILLPFEQISEEWEALKRALQGCEDSLTVAGRLQQFIQDLDNFLSWLVKTQAAVASEEVPDSLAEAERLLNQHAALKEEINGYEEDYAKIQAASDLLALEETEVPYLSLQQWLQKLDAGWGKLLQSWETRREVLVQSHVFHLFLRDVQQCETSLYNQESTLVHAELPDTVEGVSNAIKKHKDFTTTMDLNLQKIQLALQAGESLQRQGNLYSDRVAKAMESLRAKSQRNYQLAQEWMQRLEDHLELQRFLQDCHELDGWIREKVLMAGDPSRDPPPRPPKPWLKHQAFMAELAQNKEWLEKIEKEGEELLLAKPELADAVRRQLEELRQCWVELETTSQARSRRLAEAAAAERLARSYADMEARLGRLEEQLETVGAGADLLSVSRQLKRLQTMESQVEEWYKEVGELQVQAAALPAQAAGRQAVGERQSAVGTRIVRLIEPLKERRRILLASKEVHQVSHELEDEVLWVQDRLPLATLKDHGTNLQTVQQFIKKNQNLRREIQVHRPRVDEVLERAGAVASIKSPEAEGVRRLLERLGTMWGELQEQAERRQQTLDATYQLEQYYFDVAEVESWLGEQELLLMSEEKGKDEQSTLQLLKKHLLTEQTVENYEETIAQLSRQCRALLELGHPQSEQVSRRQSQVDRLYVSLKDLVEERKAKLEQQYWLYQLNREVDELEHWIAEKEVVAGSPELGQDFEHVTLLQEKFLEFASETGSVGQERIAAVNQMVDELIDYGHADAATIAEWKDGVNEAWADLLELMETRAQMLAASHELHKFFNDCKEVLGQIEEKRQRLPELAAREGRTSAGALQRALGAFEHDVEVLVTQVRQLQEGAAQLRTLYAGDNAEAIAGREQEVLRAWKELLAACEECRLHVASVADKIRFVGTVRDLLAWMDGVLCQIGAGEKPRDVSSVELLMNDHQGLKSEIEARGKSIAACLELGKNLILSKSPAADEIKAHVEKLLAKKKEMMEKWDKHWEWLQQMLEVHQFAQEAVVADAWLTAQEPLLKSQELGSSVDEVEQLIRRHEAFRKAAAAWEERFSSLRRLTTIEKLKAEQNKQPPTPLLSRKFLGEPPGGSTPSPGGSERLESRRLEPRVAYVRHELRPERLQPKLDRVQGPPGDGGPVGEPTPPTTAGETPVPPRTEEPGEARTGLLERRRERRERRLERQESSEPEPPRHDGKGGGKATLADIVEQLQEKEAGGPLPAPPRERESPARLPTGPEALPERMPRPDRPRARDRPKPRRRPRPKDPAQGPGETRRSRSAPAQGSAPPPPPPPTHTVQHEGFLFRKHELDGPNKKASNRSWVNLYCVLSKGDLGFYKDAKGQATGSTHGGEPLLNLHHSTSEVANDYKKKNNVFKLKTSDGSEFLLQAKDEEDMRGWLRALAACAQEHAEVARWSQALLTTSSTDEGLPRREGDRRSSTSGRRK, from the exons aTGGCGGCCGTGGCGGCTGAGCTGGACAACATGGAGCAACAAAACAACAACGGCCCGTGGGAGAACCCCGACCCGCGGGTTTGGGACGACACCACGGCCACCGCCAAGCTCTTCGAGTGTTCCCGCATCAAAGCCTTGGCCG ATGAGAGGGATGCGGTGCAGAAGAAGACTTTCACCAAGTGGGTGAATTCCCACCTCGCCCGTGTCTCCTGCCGTATTGGGGATCTCTACGCCGATCTCCGTGATGGCTACGTCCTCACCCGGCTGCTGGAGGTGCtctctggggagcagctg CCCAAACCGACACGGGGCCGGATGCGGATCCACTCCTTGGAGAACGTGGACAAGGCATTGCAGTTCCTCAAGGAGCAACGGGTTCATCTGGAGAACGTGGGCTCCCATGACATCGTGGACGGCAACCACCGCCTCACCCTCGGCCTCATCTGGACCATCATCCTCCGCTTCCAG ATCCAGGTGATCAAAATCAAGACCGAAGACAACCGGGAGACACGCTCGGCCAAGgatgctctgctgctctggtgCCAGATGAAGACGGCGGG CTACCCCGAGGTGAACATCCAGAACTTCACCACCAGTTGGAGGGATGGGTTGGCCTTCAACGCGCTCATCCACAAGCACAG GCCAGACCTCATCGACTTCCACAAGCTGACCAAGTCCAACGCAACCTACAACCTTCAACAAGCCTTCAACACGGCTGAGCAGCAGTTGGGACTCAGCAAGCTGCTGGACCCCGAGG ATGTCAACATGGAGGACCCTGACGAGAAGTCCATCATCACCTACGTGGTGTCCTTCTACCACTACTTCTCCAAGATGAAGGCGTTGGCTGTGGAGGGGAAGCGCATCGGGAAG GTTCTGGATCAGGCTATGGAGATCGAGGCCATCATCGAGCGGTATGAGGCGCTGGCAGCCGAGCTGCTCGCCTGGATCCAGCACACCATCACCATCATCAGCAACCAGAAGTTTGCCAACTCCTTGACTggggtgcagcagcagctccaagcCTTCACCGCCTTCTGCACCCTGGAGAAGCCCGTCAA GTTCCAGGAGAAGGGGAACCTGGAGGTCCTGCTCTTCACCATCCAGAGCAAGCTACGAGCCAACAACCGCAAGCTCTACATCCCCAGTGAGGGCAAGAGCATCTCCGACATCAATAAg GCTTGGACCTgcctggagaaggcagagcaTGAGCGGGAGGTGTCACTGCGTAACGAGCTGATCCggcaggagaagctggagctgctggcccAACGTTTTGACCACAAGGCCGTCATGAGGGAGACGTGGTTGAATGAGAACCAACGCTTGGTCTCGCAG gacaACTTTGGCTACGACCTGCCGGCAGTGGAGGCTGCTATGAAGAAGCATGAGGCCATCGAGGCCGATATCTCCTCCTACCAAGAGCGCATCCAGGTGGTGGTGGAGCTGGCCCTGGAGATGGAGTCCGAGGGCTACTATGACACCAAACGCATCAGTGCCCAAAAGGACAACATCCTTCGGCAGTGGGGGCTGTTGACCGAGCTGGTCCGTGCCCGTCGTGCCCGCCTCGAGCAGAACCTGGCCCTGCAGAAGATCTTCCAGGAGATGGTCTACATGATTGACTGGATGGAGGAGATGCAG GTGCTGTTGGTCTCCAAGGATTTGGGGAAGCATCTTCTGGAGGTTGAGGACCTGCTGCAGAAGCACGGTCTGCTGGAGGCCGACATCTCTGCCCAGACCGACCGGGTGCAGGCGCTCAACGCTGCTGCGCTCAAGTTCTCAGAGCTGGAGG GCTATCAACCCTGCGACCCCCAGATCATCTGCAACCGGGTCAACCATGTCCAGACGTgtctggaggagctgggggagctggcgGGCAAGAGACGCAAGGAGCTGGAGGACTCCCGCCAGCTTTGGGCCTTCTTCCAGGAGATGGAGGAGGCTGAGGCGTGGATCCGCGAGAAGGAGCAGATCCTGGCTGCCAAGACGTGTGGCCGGGACCTGAGCAGCGTCTTGACATTGACCAACAAGCACAAGAGCATGTTGGGTGAGCTGGGCAGCCGACGGGCTCTGTTGCACCAGACCATGAAGAGGGGCGAGCAGATCTTGGCCAAGAAACGCTTCAGCCCCGGTGGGATCCAGGAGAAGATGCGGGAGGTTCGCCTCCGCTGGAAGAAGCTGGAGGAGGTGACGGGGTTGCATCAACAACGGTTGCAGGAGGCCCTCAACTTCTTCCAGTTCAGTGCCGAGACAGATGACTTGGTGGCCTGGTTGCAGGACACCTACCGCATCGTCTCCAGCGATGACTTTGGCCATGATGACTATTCCACCCAAGCTCTTCTGCGGAAGCACCGGGCAGTGGTGGAAGAGGTGGAGAAGCACCGGGCGGCCGTGTTGGCCCTCCGGAAGCAGTTGGCTCTTCTGGCACCTGAGCACCGTCAAGGGGTTGACGTGCAGATCCGGGTGGTGGAGGTGGAGCAGCTCTACGGGGAGGTGGCCGAGGTAGCCGTGCTGCGGCAGCAGTGGTTGCAGGACGCTTTGGCCGTCTACCGTATGTTCAGCGAGGTGCACGCCTGCGAGGTCTGGGTGGACGAGAAGGAGCAGTGGTTGGAGAGGATGGAGGTGCCGGAGGAGTTGGATGAGGTTGAGGTGGTCCAGCATAG gtTTGAGAGCCTGGACCAGGAGATGAACAGCGTCATGGGACGGATCTTGGATGTCAACCAGGTGGTGCAGCAGTTGGTGGATGGGGGTCACCCCAGCTCAGAGGAGGTCCGCTCCTGCCAGGACCACCTCAACAGCAG GTGGAATCGGGTGGTGGAGCTGGTGGAGCACAAGAAGAGCCAACTCAGCTCTGTCCTGAAGATCCAGAACTACCTGCTGGAGTGCGGCGAGATGAAGGCGCAGGTGCgggagaagagaaaagccaTTGAAGCCACGCAATCAGGCGGCGGCGACCTGGGCGGCGTGTTGGCCTTGCAACGCCGCCTCTCC ACCATGGAGGCAGCTCTGGTGGTCTTGGAACCTCGGTTGGTGGAGCTTCAACGGGAAGGCGAAGCCTTGGCTGCCTCCCACCCCGGGCGAGCCCTGGAGATCCTGCTGCCCTTCGAGCAGATCAGCGAGGAGTGGGAGGCCCTGAAGCGGGCTCTGCAAGGTTGTGAGGACTCTTTGACCGTCGCCGGTCGCTTGCAACAGTTCATCCAAGACTTGGACAACTTCCTCAGTTGGTTGGTGAAGACTCAAGCTGCCGTAGCCTCTGAGGAGGTGCCGGATAGCTTGGCCGAAGCAGAGAGGTTGTTGAACCAACACGCGGCCCTCAAAGAGGAGATCAACGGCTACGAGGAGGACTACGCCAAGATCCAAGCGGCCAGCGATCTGTTGGCCTTGGAGGAGACCGAGGTCCCCTACCTCTCGTTGCAGCAGTGGTTGCAGAAGCTGGATGCGGGCTGGGgcaagctgctgcagagctgggagacgCGACGAGAGGTGCTGGTGCAATCTCACGTCTTCCACCTCTTCCTCCGGGATGTCCAGCAATGTGAGACCAGCCTCTACAACCAG GAGTCCACCCTGGTCCATGCTGAGCTCCCCGACACGGTGGAAGGGGTGAGCAACGCCATCAAGAAGCACAAGGACTTCACCACCACCATGGACCTCAACCTGCAGAAGATCCAACTGGCTCTACAAGCTGGCGAGAGCCTCCAACGTCAAGGCAACCTCTACAGCGACCGCGTGGCCAAGGCGATGGAGAGTCTCCGTGCCAA GAGCCAACGCAACTACCAGCTGGCTCAGGAGTGGATGCAGCGGCTTGAGGACCACCTCGAGCTGCAGCGTTTCCTCCAGGACTGCCACGAG CTGGATGGCTGGATCCGGGAGAAGGTGCTGATGGCGGGGGACCCctcccgggaccccccccctcgcccccccaaACCATGGCTGAAGCACCAAGCGTTCATGGCCGAGCTGGCGCAGAATAAAGAGTGGCTGGAGAAGATCGAGAAG gAAGGTGAAGAACTTCTCCTCGCCAAACCCGAATTAGCCGACGCCGTTCGGCGTCAACTGGAAGAGTTACGGCAATGTTGGGTAGAGTTGGAAACCACCAGCCAAGCCAGGAGCCGCCGGTTGGCGgaagccgccgccgccgagcgcTTGGCGCGGAGTTATGCCGACATGGAGGCGCGGctggggaggctggaggagcagctggaGACAGTGGGGGCAGGAGCCGACCTTCTTAGCGTCAGCAGGCAGCTCAAGAGGTTGcag acGATGGAGTCGCAGGTGGAGGAGTGGTACAAGGAGGTGGGGGAGCTGCAGGTGCAGGCAGCGGCGCTGCCCGCgcaggcagcgggcaggcaggcGGTGGGGGAGCGGCAAAGCGCAGTGGGGACCCGTATCGTCCGCCTGATTGAGCCCCTCAAGGAACGTCGGAGAATCCTGTTGGCTTCCAAGGAGGTTCATCAGGTCAGCCATGAGCTGGAGGATGAGGTG CTGTGGGTGCAGGACCGCCTGCCCTTGGCCACGCTGAAGGACCACGGCACCAACCTGCAGACGGTCCAGCAGTTCATCAAGAAGAACCAG AACCTCCGCCGTGAGATCCAGGTCCACCGACCTCGCGTGGACGAGGTGCTGGAACGCGCCGGAGCCGTTGCCTCCATCAAAAGCCCCGAAGCCGAAGGGGTCCGACGTCTTCTGGAGCGTTTGGGGACGATGtggggggagctgcaggagcaggcagagcgcAGGCAGCAAACCTTGGATGCCACCTACCAACTGGAGCAATACTACTTTGACGTGGCCGAGGTGGAGTCGTGGTTGGGCGAGCAAGAGCTGCTGTTGATGAGcgaggagaaggggaag GATGAGCAGAGCACCCTACAACTCCTCAAGAAGCACCTCCTGACAGAGCAAACAGTGGAGAACTACGAGGAGACCATCGCCCAACTCTCTCGCCAATGCCGTGCTCTTCTAGAGTTGGGCCACCCTCAAAG CGAACAGGTCAGCAGGCGGCAGTCGCAGGTTGACCGGCTGTACGTGTCTCTGAAGGACCTGGTGGAGGAACGCAAGGCCAAGTTGGAGCAGCAATATTGGCTCTACCAGCTCAACCGCGAGGTGGACGAGCTGGAGCATTGGATCGCTGAGAAGGAGGTGGTGGCCGGCTCACCGGAGCTGGGACAGGACTTCGAGCACGTCACA CTACTCCAGGAGAAATTCCTGGAGTTCGCCAGCGAGACGGGCAGCGTTGGGCAGGAGAGGATCGCCGCCGTCAACCAAATGGTGGACGAATTGATTGACTACGGGCACGCTGACGCTGCCACCATCGCTGAATGGAAGGATGGGGTCAACGAAGCTTGGGCAGATCTTCTGGAGCTGATGGAGACCAGGGCACAGATGTTGGCAGCTTCCCATGAATTGCACAAGTTCTTCAATGATTGCAAAGAGGTTTTGGGGCAAATTGAGGAGAAAAGGCAACGCCTGCCTGAACTGGCAGCCCGTGAGGGCAGGACGTCGGCCGGAGCCTTGCAACGGGCATTGGGTGCCTTCGAGCACGATGTGGAGGTGTTGGTGACCCAAGTCCGGCAGCTACAAGAGGGTGCGGCACAGCTGAGGACCCTCTATGCCGGGGACAATGCCGAGGCCATCGccgggagggagcaggaggtgcTACGGGCATGGAAGGAGCTCTTGGCGGCGTGCGAGGAGTGCCGGCTCCATGTCGCCAGCGTTGCTGATAAGATCCGCTTTGTCGGCACCGTGAGAGACCTTCTCGCCTGGATGGATGGCGTTCTCTGCCAGATCGGCGCTGGAGAGAAGCCCAG GGACGTCTCCTCGGTGGAGCTGCTGATGAACGACCACCAAGGGCTCAAGAGCGAGATCGAAGCTCGCGGCAAGAGCATCGCCGCTTGCCTGGAGCTCGGCAAGAACCTCATCCTCAGCAAGAGCCCCGCGGCCGACGAG ATCAAAGCCCACGTGGAGAAGCTGCTTGCAAAGAAGAAGGAGATGATGGAGAAGTGGGACAAGCACTGGGAATGGCTGCAGCAGA TGCTGGAGGTGCACCAGTTCGCCCAGGAGGCGGTGGTGGCCGACGCTTGGCTGACGGCCCAGGAGCCTTTGCTCAAGAGCCAAGAGCTGGGCAGCAGCGTGGACGAGGTGGAGCAGCTGATCCGGCGGCACGAGGCTTTCCGGAAGGCGGCCGCCGCTTGGGAGGAGAGGTTCAGTTCCCTGAGACGGCTCACCACG ATCGAGAAGCTGAAAGCGGAGCAGAACAAGCAGCCACCAACACCGCTCCTGAGCCGCAAATTTTTGGGGGAACCCCCAGGGGGGTCAACGCCATCGCCGGGGGGGTCTGAGCGCCTGGAAAGCCGCCGGCTAGAGCCCCGCGTTGCCTACGTGCGCCATGAGCTCCGTCCTGAGCGCCTACAGCCCAAGCTTGACCGTGTCCAGGGACCTCCCGGGGATGGGGGTCCCGTGGGGGAGCCAACCCCCCCTACCACCGCCGGTGAGACACCGGTGCCCCCCAGAACCGAAGAGCCCGGGGAGGCCAGGACAGGGCTGCTGGAACGGCGCCGGGAGCGGCGAGAGCGCCGGTTGGAACGGCAGGAATCCAGTGAGCCGGAGCCGCCGCGGCATGACGGCAAGGGCGGCGG CAAAGCCACCCTGGCTGACATCgtggagcagctgcaggagaaggaggcGGGTGGCCCCTTGCCGGCTCCA ccccgggagCGGGAGTCCCCCGCCCGCCTGCCCACCGGCCCGGAGGCATTGCCGGAGAGAATGCCGCGACCCGACCGACCCCGCGCCCGCGACCGCCCCAAACCCCGCCGACGTCCACGACCCAAAGACCCCGCTCAGGGTCCGGGGGAGACGCGGAGGTCGCGGTCGGCCCCGGCACAGGGcagcgccccgccgcccccgccgccccccaccCACACGGTACAGCACGAGGGCTTCCTCTTCCGCAAGCACGAGCTTGATGGACCCAACAAGAAGGCGTCCAACAG ATCTTGGGTGAACCTCTACTGCGTCCTGAGCAAGGGTGACCTGGGCTTCTACAAGGATGCCAAGGGTCAAGCGACGGGCAGCACCCACGGCGGTGAACCCCTCCTCAACCTCCACCACTCCACCAGCGAGGTGGCCAACGACTACAAGAAGAAGAATAACGTCTTCAAGCTCAA GACCAGCGACGGGAGCGAGTTCCTCCTGCAAGCCAAGGATGAG GAGGACATGCGGGGGTGGCTGAGGGCGCTGGCCGCCTGCGCCCAGGAGCACGCCGAGGTGGCGCggtggagccaggctcttctcaccACCTCCTCCACCGACGAGGGCCTCCCCCGGCGGGAGGGCGACCGCCGCTCCAGCACCTCGGGGAGACGGaagtga